In the Apodemus sylvaticus chromosome 3, mApoSyl1.1, whole genome shotgun sequence genome, atgcaaattaaatactAACTGTGCAGATTACCTAAGCACACACATAAGAAGTTCGTGAATTGTCATATTTTACTGTTTGTTGCTCTAATTAGCATTAGCATTATACAAATGTAtatgcgcgtgcatgtgtgtgtatacatgtgtcaaCCTTGAATAGTTTCTCAGGAGCCCTGTACcctgtttttaaaagctttttttttccttgtcacCTAGGACTTGCAAATTAAGTGAGTCTGGTTAGCCAGGTGTTCtcagggactctcctgtctcAACTTTCCCAATTGTAAGATTGCAAAAACATGCCATGTTAtctagctttttacatgggtcctAGCGAAGGAATTCAGATCTTTATACTTGCTTAACCAGCATTTTACTGATTATGATATCTCTTATCTCCTTGACTATTTTAGAAGATTCGTATTTTCATCTAAATATGGAGACTATAACAAGTgtaaaaatacagtatttttcaGTAAAGGTTTAGGATCAAGTTTAAATTTTATTACCATCTTATGTAAAGAGCCATATTCAAATTCTCTCAAGTATCAcaaggaatgatttttttttaaaaagggattttCTAATATCATCAAATTGAGAACATCTTTAAGGTTAAACAATACCGAACCAGTCAGCTATCAGGTTTCCCACATTAATCTTCCTCCGGAGAGTGTTCCTCTGAGTGaattttcatatgtttggtaagagaaGCATTTTGTTtgaaggctttaccacattcagtacattcatagggtttctctccagtgtgcaACCTCTGATGAATAACAAGTTGTGATTTTGCAttgaaggctttcccacactcaTAACATTCAAAGGGTTTCTCCcctgtatgagttctctgatgCACAATAAGGTGTGCCTTCTGactaaaggctttcccacattcaacacactcatagggtttctcccCTGTATGAACTCTCTGGTGTTGGGTAAGGCCTTCAATTTGCTTAAAGGccttaccacactgattacattcaaaGGGGCAATCCCCTGTGTGAGTTCTCATATGGTAGGTAAGAGATGAGCTATGtccaaaggctttcccacactcgtcacatttataaggtttctcctTTGTATGAGTTCTTTGATGTATAACTAGGTGTGACTTTTTGCTGAAAGTTTTCCCACATTCGCTACATTCAAATGGCCTCTCCCCTGTATGGATTCGAATGTGTTTAGTCAGGGATGAGCCGTACTTGAAAGCTTTGCCACATTCGTTACATTCATACGGTATTTCACCTGTGTGTGTTCTCACATGCTCAGTAAGAGATGAGTTATATCTAAAGGATTTGCCACATTCCTTACACTCATACGGCTTCTCGCCTGTGTGAGATCTTATGTGTTGCATAAGGTTTGAGCTGTGTCTAAAGGTTTTGccacattcattacatttgtaGGGCTTTTCTCCAGTGTGGATTCTGAGATGGTCAGTGAGGGCGTGTTTATGACCGTGTGCTTTGCCACACTGTGCACACTCGTATGGTTTTTCCCCAGTGTGAGTTCTCTGGTGTACAACAAGGTGGGACTTCTGACTGAAAGCTATCCCACATTcgttacattcatatggtttctcccCGGTGTGAGTTCTTTGATGGTCAAGGAGTCCCTGTTTATGGCTGAGGACCTtcccacactgattacattcataaggtttcccAGAGCCTGGGGCTTTGTCGGACTTAGACGGACTACGGCGGGGTGATTTCCGTTTCTCTCCGGTCTGAATTTTGTCTTCCTTGGTATGGGATGCACTATGATGGCATACTTTCTCACATTTCTTGCTGGCTTGGTTTTTGTCACCTTTATCAGACAACTTATTGCTGGATAACTTGTCACATTTCTTTCTAGTTGAAATTTCATCTTTGTTCACATCAGATGCAGAATGGCTGAGTGATTTCCTGTGTTCGTTAGCTGTATCGGGTTTCTTTTTCGTAGAGTTTTTAATCTGACCGGGTAAGTCTAAATTCTGATTCAAGTTCTTCCCATGTGAATTGGATTTATGCAATCTTTTTTCAGAAGGAATGTGTTTTGAACGGACACCTTTTTTCTCCAACAAAGCATACTCACTGCTTTTCTTACTGTTTGAACTTTTCTTCCTGAATGTCACTTCCTTACTGAGTTTGCTTTGGGACTTCTgtttttcctctctctgctcaTCATCTTGTTGGACTTCTAAAACAGAATTAATGAGACATTCTTGTGAGTTTCTGCACTCCCACAGAAGTTATTTATAAGTTTCCTAAAGAGATGCCCTCCAAATGCCCTCCATTTTAATCCCAAAGAGATGTTTGGGATTAAATACTTACTCAACCTTAGCTACCAATGTAAACTAAGCATCAAGAACAAATGTCCCTATCATCTTGGACCTGATAGGAAGAAAGCTATAGTAAAACCAGGGGAAAGACAACTGAAGTAGTCATTAGGAAAAGAGTTGGTTGCTTAGAAACAGGATCTTGTAACCTTGGATGAAAGGTGAAATAGATACAAGGAACACTGAACAAGCAatgcattaaattaaaaaacaactttGTGATTATGCCAGGTACGGTGACACATGCCTGTTAATCCCAGTATGCAGGAGGAAACAAGATACTTTttcacaagtttgaggtcagcctggcctacatagcaagGCTTTAACTAGTCTTCTCACTGTGATCAAATTTAAGATAACATGATGTAAGTACTACAAAAGCCATACTTATCCTATGTAGTAAAAAGCTCTTCAATACAAAGACTAAAACACCCCCACACAGAAAGAAGCAGTAATGTAGGACTATTTGTTCTCAAGAACACAGTGTGCATAATTCTAATTCCCTGTGACTTCTAAGTTGCCAGTTCTTATTCTTGGTGGAGTTTGGCTAAAGTCTCTGCCCTTGGCTTATAAGAGGTGTGTGTACTCATGTCTCTTCAATAAATCCCTCCATTTTTGCTAAGACTAgctaaaataaactaaaacagaGAATacatctaccaagaagaactgaggaacCAGTGGGTGACTGTAACTCTAAACAGGGGAGGctgctcctcccttctcttccataAGCAACGTAACAAGGATGTTGTTACTAAACAATTGATGACTCCATAGTTCCTCTAAGTTCCCTGATGCTTTTACATCATGAAATTCCTAGGAATTAGATTGGGAAATGCTTTACACCATCTGGGTTTACAGTGAGCATCTACCTGTTTTTCCAGTGAGCTGTGGAGTTCATGCCTTTGATCCTGTCACCATTCCAACAGTTGATGGCCAATTTCAAGTTTATTCATGGCTCTAAGCACTTGCTTATGTTCTTTTCCCTACACATTGCACAATTATAAATTTAGAAACATCTTAAAACATTGCTCTTCTTCTCTAAGACTACTCCCTAATAGCTCTCTGCATAGAAATACAATGAAGAAATCATCTAAGGtaagaattttaaacatttaaagagaGAATCATAGGTAAGAGTGAATAGCCATCTcattgataaaaataattttatatggagACAATAAGGTATCTGAATGGATGAATTAAATTCTCTGTTTTATGGGAGGCATTTAAGATATTGTGGTTTCGGGTGGGCTattgtggcacacatctttaatcccagcactcacaaggcagaggcaggcagatctgagttccagaccagtcaggaCTGCATAATAGAAATTCATGttagaaaaataagagaaagagagagacagacagacagacagacagacacagaaagaacagagacaggagacacatacacagacagaaacagaaagaagcacacacaaacataacacacacagagagaaagagagagagagaaagagagagagagagacagacagacagatagacagacacagaaagaacagagacaggagacacatgcacagacagaaacagaaagaagcacacacaaacataacacacacagagagagagagaaagagagaggggagaaagagagagagagagagagagagagagagagagagagagagagagagagagagaaggggaaggggagtcCAGAGAAGCTAAACTGTTAGCTGCTCTTTCATCCAGGGACTCAAGAGATTCAGCACCCTGGGATAAAGAGATGAACAGGACCCTCCAGGTAACATGGCAACACAAAGTCTTCTGATACCCAGTGATGATGGAGAAGACAGGGACAAATTTCCTTCTTAAAGTGATCAAGACTTACACCTATTCTCTTGACATGTAAGATTAAAAAAtctttgcctgtgtgtatacatgttcacttgtatatgtgtgcacatatctgtagcagaattttctctgtccaatcactttaaatattaatacaagaagcctgtgataggacaggaaaaagggaggcagagcgaagtgttgcagagacagagatggaggagacaggtaggaggagaggaaggaagatggagcaggaggAAGACATCCAGATTCTGCATGGCTTTAAATAGCtacaggtagctatgaatataataagaggatagaataattgggaatgacttgtctaatctaggtgagcagcttgtatcattatcatttggttctgaaattattgagTGAGTATCTTGTGAATTGATAATTTATTGATGtataaatctgactggttaattataagcttctagagttttgttttaccAGGTTACTAGATATTGTGACAACTAAACTCGAGGTGGGCAGTCATTGCATGGGGCTGGCATGACAgtgccagtgggaacttagcaagctgggtggagagttTTGGAGCTCTGGGCCTAAGAGTCTGCTGAGATAAGAACACCCAGCTGGAGCCCTGTGGTCCGCTGGTGCCCTGCATAGTGAGGGAacttgaaatttcattttaatatttaccgcaacacatacatattcatgtgcccatgcatgtggaagccagttTGACATGAAGCCATTCCTAGATTGTTTTCTGCATCTTATGTTTGCAACAAGGTTTCTCACCAAAAGCAGAGCTCACCAGTTGGCTAGACATGCTGGCCACCaagtcccagactccaggctcCACTCCAATCCTTGGCTAGATTACAGGTGAGCACCTCCAGGCACGCTTGTTACATGGGGGTTGAAGAGTGAACTCAGGTCTATGCTTGTGTGGCCATTACTTTatgaactgagccatctccctagcctcatAACCAACTTCTTACAGGGATGGATGGAGATGTCACAACTGATATCCACTCCCCCAAAAGACAGAAAGCATGAAGAGACAAATTGACCATGAAGGGATTGTGAATCACAGTCCTAGTATGTAACAAGATCAGACCAGCGCACAAGTGGGTGTGCTCAAATAATAATTGATTAAGGCTGAAataactttctcttcttttcctttcttttttcctttttccttttctttttttttcttttttttcctttttcttttttgtctttcaaggcagggtttctttgtgtagccctggctgtgtgggaactcactctgtagacaaagctagcatcaaactcagagatctctctgcctatgcctatgcctcctgagtgctgagattagaggtgtaTATCACCTTTCCCAGGAAAATAACTTTCTTAATTTGAGACAGCAACTAGAACCTGAATTTTAAGAGAAACCAAATGTAATTTCAGAAAGGTAATAAGCACAGGCCCACTGGGCTCTGGGAGTATAGGTAATGCTTATCAGTAACACAGAAGAAGAATCAGGGAAAAGTAGACTCATTAAATCCTCCTAAGAACTAGACTTAGAGATAAGATAAACCTGAATCATGTAGTGTCAGTGACaactaagaaaaacaaacaaacaagtgggACTTGACAAGAGGACCCAGGGCTAAAATCAGAGGACAAAAGCAGGGAGGCCAAATGAGTCTGACCAACAAGCATGAGACTTCCCATAGCTGACTCTCCTACAAGCAGCTCCAATAAGAAGGCACAGCAAAGACATCAGAGATGCCCATCCAGAAGCTACTTGGTATTTGCGTACTGGGAGATCTTTTTGAAAGAGACGAAACAGAGGACTAGAACACAAGGAGATATATGACCTTAAGGGACCATCAGCAAAGTAAGCGGAGCTGGCGAGTTACTCACCCATGTAAGGGCATGGCAAGAACTTAAGGATGACAGCTATTAACATGGGTACAAGAGGACAAGAGGGTTGACAAGAGATTGTATTAGTTACTTccctattactgtgataaaacaccatgacaaagtcAACAGGG is a window encoding:
- the Zfp37 gene encoding zinc finger protein 37 homolog isoform X2, whose product is MATPEPADSDAVRAKEWEQLEPVQRNLYKDTKLENCSNPASMGDQDPKQDVVSKLEGEEEPASGKVKKTSPSSLNKLARPKKTGASAKVQQDDEQREEKQKSQSKLSKEVTFRKKSSNSKKSSEYALLEKKGVRSKHIPSEKRLHKSNSHGKNLNQNLDLPGQIKNSTKKKPDTANEHRKSLSHSASDVNKDEISTRKKCDKLSSNKLSDKGDKNQASKKCEKVCHHSASHTKEDKIQTGEKRKSPRRSPSKSDKAPGSGKPYECNQCGKVLSHKQGLLDHQRTHTGEKPYECNECGIAFSQKSHLVVHQRTHTGEKPYECAQCGKAHGHKHALTDHLRIHTGEKPYKCNECGKTFRHSSNLMQHIRSHTGEKPYECKECGKSFRYNSSLTEHVRTHTGEIPYECNECGKAFKYGSSLTKHIRIHTGERPFECSECGKTFSKKSHLVIHQRTHTKEKPYKCDECGKAFGHSSSLTYHMRTHTGDCPFECNQCGKAFKQIEGLTQHQRVHTGEKPYECVECGKAFSQKAHLIVHQRTHTGEKPFECYECGKAFNAKSQLVIHQRLHTGEKPYECTECGKAFKQNASLTKHMKIHSEEHSPEED
- the Zfp37 gene encoding zinc finger protein 37 homolog isoform X1 yields the protein MATPEPADSDAEWEQLEPVQRNLYKDTKLENCSNPASMGDQDPKQDVVSKLEGEEEPASGKVKKTSPSSLNKLARPKKTGASAKVQQDDEQREEKQKSQSKLSKEVTFRKKSSNSKKSSEYALLEKKGVRSKHIPSEKRLHKSNSHGKNLNQNLDLPGQIKNSTKKKPDTANEHRKSLSHSASDVNKDEISTRKKCDKLSSNKLSDKGDKNQASKKCEKVCHHSASHTKEDKIQTGEKRKSPRRSPSKSDKAPGSGKPYECNQCGKVLSHKQGLLDHQRTHTGEKPYECNECGIAFSQKSHLVVHQRTHTGEKPYECAQCGKAHGHKHALTDHLRIHTGEKPYKCNECGKTFRHSSNLMQHIRSHTGEKPYECKECGKSFRYNSSLTEHVRTHTGEIPYECNECGKAFKYGSSLTKHIRIHTGERPFECSECGKTFSKKSHLVIHQRTHTKEKPYKCDECGKAFGHSSSLTYHMRTHTGDCPFECNQCGKAFKQIEGLTQHQRVHTGEKPYECVECGKAFSQKAHLIVHQRTHTGEKPFECYECGKAFNAKSQLVIHQRLHTGEKPYECTECGKAFKQNASLTKHMKIHSEEHSPEED